A genomic segment from Bradyrhizobium diazoefficiens USDA 110 encodes:
- a CDS encoding cbb3-type cytochrome c oxidase subunit I has protein sequence MVDVPYDRIADIPPAEVPDVELYHPRSWWTRYVFSQDAKVIAIQYSLTASAIGLVALVLSWLMRLQLGFPGTFSFIDANQYLQFITMHGMIMVIYLLTALFLGGFGNYLIPLMVGARDMVFPYVNMLSYWVYLLAVLVLASAFFVPGGPTGAGWTLYPPQAILSGTPGQDWGIVLMLSSLILFIIGFTMGGLNYVVTVLQARTRGMTLMRLPLTVWGIFTATVMALLAFPALFVGSVMLLLDRLLGTSFFMPTLVEMGQLSKYGGGSPLLFQHLFWFFGHPEVYIVALPAFGIVSDLISTHARKNIFGYRMMVWAIVAIGALSFVVWAHHMYVSGMYPYFGFFFATTTLIIAIPTAIKVYNWVLTLWHGDIHLTVPMLFALGFIITFVNGGLTGLFLGNVVVDVPLSDTMFVVAHFHMVMGVAPIMVVLGAIYHWYPKVTGRMLNDVLGKFHFWVTFLGAYLIFFPMHYLGLLGVPRRYFELGDAAFIPPSAHSLNAFITVVALTVGFAQMVFLFNLVWSLFEGEPSGGNPWRATTLEWQTPETPPGHGNWGKQLPIVYRWAYDYSVPGAAQDFIPQNQPPPTGAVQGVAP, from the coding sequence ATGGTCGATGTCCCCTATGACAGGATTGCAGACATTCCGCCTGCCGAAGTGCCCGATGTCGAGCTCTACCATCCCAGGAGCTGGTGGACACGGTATGTCTTTTCGCAAGACGCCAAGGTGATCGCCATACAGTACTCGCTGACAGCCTCCGCCATCGGACTGGTGGCCCTGGTCCTGTCGTGGCTGATGCGACTGCAACTGGGATTTCCCGGCACATTCTCCTTTATCGATGCCAACCAGTACCTCCAGTTCATCACCATGCACGGCATGATCATGGTGATCTACCTGCTCACGGCGTTGTTTCTCGGAGGCTTCGGCAATTACCTGATCCCGCTGATGGTTGGCGCACGGGACATGGTCTTTCCCTATGTGAACATGCTGAGCTACTGGGTCTACCTGCTCGCAGTCCTGGTGCTGGCCTCGGCCTTCTTCGTGCCCGGCGGCCCCACCGGCGCCGGCTGGACGCTGTATCCGCCACAGGCGATTCTGTCGGGCACGCCCGGACAGGATTGGGGCATCGTCCTCATGCTGTCCTCCCTGATTCTGTTCATCATCGGCTTCACCATGGGTGGGCTGAATTATGTGGTGACCGTGCTGCAGGCGCGCACCCGCGGCATGACGCTGATGCGCCTGCCGCTGACGGTGTGGGGCATCTTCACGGCCACCGTCATGGCGCTGCTGGCATTCCCCGCGTTGTTCGTTGGCTCGGTGATGTTGCTGCTCGATCGTCTGCTGGGGACCAGCTTCTTCATGCCGACCCTCGTCGAGATGGGCCAGCTGAGCAAATATGGCGGCGGCAGCCCGCTCCTGTTCCAGCACCTGTTCTGGTTCTTCGGTCACCCCGAAGTCTACATCGTCGCCCTGCCCGCCTTCGGCATCGTCTCCGACCTCATCAGCACGCATGCGCGAAAGAACATCTTCGGTTATCGCATGATGGTCTGGGCCATCGTGGCGATTGGAGCGCTCAGTTTCGTCGTGTGGGCGCACCACATGTATGTAAGCGGCATGTACCCGTATTTCGGGTTCTTCTTCGCCACGACGACGCTGATCATCGCCATCCCGACCGCCATCAAGGTCTACAACTGGGTGCTGACCCTGTGGCATGGCGACATCCATCTCACGGTGCCGATGCTGTTCGCCCTCGGCTTCATCATCACTTTTGTGAATGGCGGGCTTACCGGACTGTTCCTCGGCAACGTCGTCGTGGACGTGCCCCTGTCGGATACCATGTTCGTCGTCGCGCATTTCCACATGGTGATGGGCGTCGCGCCAATCATGGTCGTGCTCGGGGCGATCTACCACTGGTACCCGAAGGTCACGGGGCGAATGCTGAACGACGTGCTGGGCAAGTTCCACTTCTGGGTTACGTTCCTCGGCGCCTACCTGATCTTCTTTCCCATGCATTATCTCGGGCTGCTCGGCGTTCCGCGCCGATACTTCGAACTCGGCGACGCGGCGTTCATCCCGCCGTCGGCCCACTCGCTGAACGCCTTTATCACCGTGGTGGCGCTGACGGTGGGTTTCGCCCAGATGGTGTTCCTGTTCAATCTCGTCTGGAGCCTGTTCGAGGGCGAGCCTTCGGGCGGCAATCCGTGGCGAGCGACGACGCTGGAGTGGCAAACGCCGGAGACGCCGCCAGGGCACGGCAACTGGGGCAAGCAGCTCCCGATCGTCTATCGCTGGGCCTATGATTACAGCGTGCCGGGCGCGGCGCAGGACTTCATTCCGCAGAACCAGCCGCCCCCGACGGGGGCCGTTCAGGGAGTTGCTCCGTGA